The following proteins come from a genomic window of Nostoc sp. ATCC 53789:
- a CDS encoding non-ribosomal peptide synthetase — MSASQLLDDLTQNGVYLWAEGDKLRFRAPKGVLTEELRDRLTAHKLELLAILQTPISTAEFTLVHAPEERYQPFPLTDLQQAYALGGSNFFDLGNVSAHFYVEFAVTNLDIERLNLAWQRLIERHEMLRAVILPDAQQQILETVPPFAVEVIDLRGQKEAEQQIAAMRQQMKDNGPSLDKYPLFEVRVQLLNEERAQLHISISLLICDALSGGFVFQDLYQFYLNPQAQLPALNLSFRDYILTLNQRRQTAAYQKARDYWWPRLSEIPPAPELPLAKSPSAIEKPTFTRWQGQLAPAVWQQFKTRVSQLGLTPAAAICAAYATILTTWSKNQKLTVNILYFNREPLHPQVYQVLGNCSSTLLLTVDHTQSESFAAQAKRLQEQLWSDLEHTAVTGVEVLGELNRMQGGTARAAMPCTFASALGLGNRDTQTNAAGEQDWQVICNGLLQTPFVLLDHQIVEENGALLLNWDAVEEAFPSGLMAQMFDAYQLLLHRLAESDNTWQTTTEWLIPEAQLQQRAAVNATNTTIPTQLLHELFVEQATQHPQKLAIAASQLTLTYAELDRLSNYIGRQLRDLGARPNQLVAVVMEKGWEQLVAVLGILKSGAAYLPIDPSLPQERLSWLLDNAEVAIAFTQPQLEANLSFATQVKWLTIDDSTLVQASTKLPLPSIQTPEDLAYVIYTSGSTGTPKGVMIDHRGAANTILDINQRFGVTAEDRVFAISSLSFDLSVYDIFGTLAAGGTIIMPDAQGSRDPVHWLDVLQREQVTVWNSAPALMKLLVEYAGDRCDRLPSSLRLVMMSGDWIPVTLPEQIHSLGNNVQVISLGGATEASIWSIFYPIETIDPSWTSIPYGKPLSNQSFHILDEALQPRPDWVPGQIYIGGIGLAQGYWRDPAKTQASFIHHPRTGERLYRTGDLGRYLPDGNIEFLGRIDFQVKIRGYRIEIGEVETVLQQNPAIRSVAVSAVGKQRDEKQLVAYIVFEQEQSITSLELRSYLQQKLPEYMIPSMFMFMDSLPLSSNGKVDRRALPDPEQSQADLGAIVPPRDSLELQLVQIWQEILKLPEVGITNNFFELGGTSIQAVRLMTQIHKLFAQNLPLSTLFQGGTVEHLARTLRESSDSSVPWSPLVSIQPSGSQPPFFCVHPAGGNVLCYMDLSRRLGADQPFYGLQAVGMDGEQPPFTTIEDMAAYYIAAIRTVQPQGPYSIGGWSFGGIAALEIAQQLRQQGEEVNMLVLIDCPAPLSSEDLDEATLAAWFIQDLEGRFDVDATRLQQLQQLDTAQQLNYILEQARLLHLVPPDAGVEQVNYLFEVFKCNMRAIESYTPRSYEGLATLLRAENQPPENPTDPALDWHKLLTNLEVRWIPGNHYTMVREPDVQTLATQLRACLAVMNNWQPGRYN; from the coding sequence ATGAGCGCGAGTCAACTTTTGGATGATTTGACGCAAAATGGAGTGTATTTGTGGGCTGAAGGCGACAAATTGCGTTTCCGTGCCCCCAAAGGTGTGTTAACGGAAGAACTGCGCGATCGCTTGACTGCTCACAAGTTAGAATTGCTGGCAATTTTGCAAACGCCCATTTCAACGGCAGAATTTACCCTAGTTCATGCCCCAGAGGAGCGTTATCAGCCATTCCCGCTCACTGACTTACAACAAGCTTATGCTTTGGGTGGTAGCAATTTTTTCGATTTGGGTAATGTATCTGCTCATTTCTACGTAGAATTTGCCGTTACTAATCTCGACATCGAGCGATTGAATTTGGCTTGGCAACGTTTAATTGAGCGTCATGAGATGCTGCGAGCAGTGATTTTACCTGATGCCCAACAGCAGATTCTCGAAACTGTGCCTCCCTTTGCTGTGGAAGTCATCGACTTACGCGGTCAAAAAGAGGCGGAGCAGCAAATAGCAGCGATGCGCCAGCAAATGAAGGATAATGGCCCGTCACTCGATAAATATCCTTTATTTGAGGTGCGGGTACAGTTATTGAATGAGGAGCGAGCGCAACTCCACATCAGCATTAGTTTATTAATCTGCGATGCTTTAAGTGGTGGATTTGTCTTCCAAGATTTGTATCAGTTTTACCTCAACCCCCAAGCACAGTTACCAGCCCTGAATCTCTCTTTCCGAGATTACATCCTGACGCTGAATCAACGCCGTCAAACAGCAGCCTATCAGAAAGCCCGTGATTACTGGTGGCCAAGGTTATCTGAAATTCCCCCAGCCCCAGAATTGCCCCTAGCCAAAAGTCCGAGTGCTATTGAGAAACCCACTTTTACCCGTTGGCAAGGGCAACTAGCACCAGCAGTTTGGCAGCAATTCAAAACACGAGTCAGTCAGCTGGGACTAACACCGGCGGCGGCGATTTGTGCTGCTTATGCCACCATCCTCACCACTTGGAGCAAAAACCAAAAACTCACAGTTAACATCCTCTACTTTAACCGTGAACCACTGCATCCACAGGTGTATCAGGTTTTAGGTAACTGTAGCTCCACCCTATTATTGACAGTTGACCACACCCAAAGCGAAAGCTTCGCCGCCCAAGCCAAACGCTTACAAGAGCAGTTGTGGAGTGATTTGGAACATACGGCGGTGACTGGTGTGGAAGTGTTGGGCGAACTCAACCGGATGCAAGGGGGAACTGCTAGAGCCGCAATGCCTTGTACCTTTGCCAGTGCTTTGGGTTTGGGAAACCGCGACACTCAAACTAATGCTGCGGGTGAGCAGGATTGGCAGGTAATTTGTAATGGCTTGTTGCAAACGCCTTTCGTCCTCCTCGACCACCAAATTGTTGAAGAAAACGGCGCTTTGCTCCTGAATTGGGATGCTGTAGAAGAAGCTTTTCCCTCTGGTTTAATGGCCCAAATGTTTGATGCTTACCAACTGCTACTGCATCGTTTGGCTGAGTCAGACAATACTTGGCAGACTACCACAGAATGGTTGATACCCGAAGCACAGCTACAACAACGAGCAGCCGTCAATGCTACCAACACTACTATTCCCACCCAGTTGTTGCATGAGTTGTTTGTTGAACAGGCGACTCAACACCCACAAAAATTAGCGATCGCTGCTTCTCAATTGACTTTGACTTACGCCGAACTCGATCGCCTATCTAACTACATCGGTAGACAACTGCGAGACTTAGGCGCACGTCCCAATCAGTTGGTAGCCGTGGTGATGGAAAAAGGTTGGGAGCAGTTAGTCGCTGTTTTGGGAATTCTCAAATCAGGTGCAGCTTACCTACCAATCGACCCCAGCCTACCCCAAGAACGTCTTAGCTGGCTGCTCGATAACGCTGAAGTAGCGATCGCCTTTACCCAACCTCAGCTAGAAGCAAATCTCAGCTTCGCGACTCAAGTCAAATGGCTAACAATTGATGACTCAACCCTGGTACAAGCCTCTACCAAGCTACCTTTACCATCTATCCAAACCCCAGAAGATTTAGCCTACGTCATCTACACCTCCGGCTCAACCGGTACACCCAAAGGTGTCATGATCGACCATCGCGGTGCAGCCAACACCATCCTCGATATCAATCAACGGTTTGGCGTGACAGCAGAGGATCGGGTATTTGCCATTTCTTCCTTGAGTTTTGACTTGTCAGTATATGACATCTTCGGAACGCTCGCAGCTGGTGGTACAATTATCATGCCCGATGCTCAAGGCAGCCGCGATCCGGTGCATTGGCTAGATGTTCTCCAACGGGAACAGGTGACAGTCTGGAACTCTGCACCAGCGTTAATGAAATTGTTAGTCGAATATGCAGGCGATCGCTGCGATCGCTTACCATCTTCCCTACGGTTGGTGATGATGAGTGGCGATTGGATTCCGGTAACTCTACCGGAGCAAATTCACTCCTTGGGTAACAATGTCCAAGTAATCAGTTTGGGAGGAGCCACGGAAGCTTCCATCTGGTCAATTTTCTATCCTATCGAAACTATTGACCCTAGCTGGACTAGCATCCCCTACGGTAAACCCTTGAGTAACCAAAGCTTCCACATCCTTGATGAAGCCTTGCAACCCCGTCCTGATTGGGTTCCAGGACAAATTTACATCGGTGGTATCGGTTTAGCTCAGGGATATTGGCGAGATCCAGCCAAGACCCAAGCCAGCTTTATTCACCATCCCCGCACGGGAGAGCGTCTTTACCGCACGGGGGACTTGGGGCGCTATCTGCCGGATGGTAACATCGAGTTTTTAGGAAGAATTGATTTTCAGGTTAAAATTCGCGGTTATCGGATAGAAATAGGCGAAGTTGAAACTGTCTTGCAGCAAAACCCAGCCATCCGTTCTGTTGCTGTTTCAGCCGTTGGCAAACAACGGGATGAGAAGCAACTGGTAGCTTATATCGTTTTTGAGCAGGAACAATCAATTACTTCATTAGAATTGCGTAGCTACCTCCAGCAGAAGTTACCAGAATACATGATTCCCTCAATGTTCATGTTTATGGACAGCTTGCCCTTGTCATCCAACGGTAAAGTAGATCGCCGTGCTTTACCTGACCCAGAACAAAGTCAAGCAGATTTAGGGGCAATTGTCCCACCCAGAGACAGCTTAGAGTTACAACTTGTACAAATTTGGCAAGAAATCTTGAAATTGCCGGAGGTAGGTATTACTAATAATTTCTTTGAACTGGGTGGAACTTCTATTCAAGCTGTGCGCTTGATGACGCAAATTCACAAACTCTTTGCTCAGAATTTGCCCTTGTCTACGTTGTTCCAAGGCGGGACTGTTGAGCATTTAGCCCGGACTCTGCGGGAATCGTCAGATAGTTCTGTACCTTGGTCGCCTTTAGTCAGTATCCAGCCCTCTGGCTCTCAGCCGCCTTTCTTCTGCGTTCATCCGGCTGGCGGTAATGTGCTTTGCTATATGGATCTCTCCCGTCGCTTGGGTGCAGATCAGCCGTTCTACGGTCTCCAGGCTGTGGGGATGGATGGAGAACAACCACCATTTACGACTATCGAAGATATGGCGGCTTATTATATTGCAGCCATCCGCACCGTTCAACCACAAGGGCCATACTCTATCGGTGGCTGGTCTTTTGGGGGAATTGCAGCCTTAGAAATTGCCCAGCAATTGCGCCAGCAAGGTGAAGAAGTCAATATGCTGGTACTTATCGACTGTCCCGCACCCTTATCTAGCGAAGATTTGGACGAAGCCACCTTAGCAGCTTGGTTTATCCAAGATTTAGAAGGTCGATTTGATGTTGATGCTACTAGATTGCAGCAGTTGCAGCAGCTAGATACCGCACAACAATTGAACTACATCCTAGAACAAGCCAGACTACTGCACTTAGTTCCGCCAGATGCCGGAGTTGAACAAGTCAACTACTTGTTCGAGGTTTTCAAATGCAATATGCGAGCGATCGAATCCTACACACCGCGTTCCTACGAGGGGCTAGCAACACTGCTACGGGCAGAAAACCAACCACCAGAAAATCCCACTGACCCAGCTTTAGATTGGCACAAATTACTCACCAATTTGGAAGTGCGTTGGATTCCAGGCAACCACTACACGATGGTCAGAGAACCAGATGTGCAAACATTGGCAACCCAATTGAGGGCTTGTCTGGCAGTTATGAACAACTGGCAGCCAGGAAGATACAACTAA